From a region of the Papilio machaon chromosome 26, ilPapMach1.1, whole genome shotgun sequence genome:
- the LOC106721209 gene encoding stress-associated endoplasmic reticulum protein 2 — protein sequence MAPKQRMRIANEIASKNITMRGNVPKTTKEKDDQYPVAPWLLALFIFVVCGSAVFQIIQSIRLA from the exons atggcACCCAAACAGAGAATGCGCATCGCTAACGAAATTGCAAGCAAGAACATCACTATGCGAGGCAATGTACCAAAAACAAcgaag gAAAAAGATGACCAGTATCCTGTAGCGCCATGGTTACTTGCTCTCTTTATCTTTGTAGTGTGCGGATCTGCGGTCTTCCAAATTATACAATCAATCAGGCTCGCCTAA